Proteins from one Camelina sativa cultivar DH55 chromosome 8, Cs, whole genome shotgun sequence genomic window:
- the LOC104709788 gene encoding photosystem I reaction center subunit II-1, chloroplastic-like, with amino-acid sequence MATQAAGIFNSAITTAATSGVKKLHFFSTTHRPKSLSFTKTSIRAEKKDSSAAPAAAAAPAVKEAPVGFTPPELDPNTPSPIFAGSTGGLLRKAQVEEFYVITWNSPKEQIFEMPTGGAAIMREGPNLLKLARKEQCLALGTRLRSKYKIKYQFYRVFPNGEVQYLHPKDGVYPEKANPGREGVGQNMRSIGKNVSPIEVKFTGK; translated from the coding sequence atggcaACTCAAGCCGCCGGGATCTTCAACTCCGCCATAACAACCGCCGCAACCTCCGGCGTCAAGAAACTCCACTTTTTCTCGACAACCCACCGTCCCAAATCCCTCTCCTTCACCAAAACCTCGATCCGCGCCGAGAAAAAAGATTCCTCCGCCGCCCCCGCGGCCGCTGCAGCCCCCGCCGTGAAAGAAGCTCCCGTGGGATTCACGCCACCGGAGCTAGACCCAAACACACCGTCTCCGATCTTCGCGGGAAGCACCGGTGGGCTCCTACGGAAAGCACAGGTGGAAGAGTTCTACGTTATCACATGGAACTCACCGAAAGAACAGATCTTTGAGATGCCGACAGGAGGAGCAGCGATCATGAGGGAAGGTCCGAATCTGCTGAAGCTAGCTAGGAAAGAACAGTGTTTAGCTTTGGGGACAAGGCTTAGATCCAAGTACAAGATCAAGTACCAGTTCTACAGAGTGTTCCCCAACGGTGAGGTTCAGTATTTGCATCCTAAAGATGGTGTTTACCCAGAGAAGGCCAACCCGGGAAGAGAAGGTGTTGGTCAGAACATGAGATCTATTGGCAAAAATGTTAGTCCCATTGAAGTTAAGTTTACTGGCAAA
- the LOC104707806 gene encoding photosystem I reaction center subunit II-1, chloroplastic, with protein sequence MATQAAGIFNSAITTAATSGVKKLHFFSTTHRPKSLSFTKTSIRAEKKDSSAAPAAAAAPAVKEAPVGFTPPELDPNTPSPIFAGSTGGLLRKAQVEEFYVITWNSPKEQIFEMPTGGAAIMREGPNLLKLARKEQCLALGTRLRSKYKIKYQFYRVFPNGEVQYLHPKDGVYPEKANPGREGVGQNMRSIGKNVSPIEVKFTGKQSYDL encoded by the coding sequence atggcaACTCAAGCCGCCGGGATCTTCAACTCCGCCATAACAACCGCCGCAACCTCCGGCGTCAAGAAACTCCACTTTTTCTCGACAACCCACCGTCCCAAATCCCTCTCCTTCACCAAAACCTCGATCCGCGCCGAGAAAAAAGATTCCTCCGCCGCCCCCGCGGCCGCTGCAGCCCCCGCCGTGAAAGAAGCTCCCGTGGGATTCACGCCACCGGAGCTAGACCCAAACACACCGTCTCCGATCTTCGCGGGAAGCACCGGTGGGCTCCTACGGAAAGCACAGGTGGAAGAGTTCTACGTTATCACATGGAACTCACCGAAAGAACAGATCTTTGAGATGCCGACAGGAGGAGCAGCGATCATGAGGGAAGGTCCGAATCTGCTGAAGCTAGCTAGGAAAGAACAGTGTTTAGCTTTGGGGACAAGGCTTAGATCCAAGTACAAGATCAAGTACCAGTTCTACAGAGTGTTCCCCAACGGTGAGGTTCAGTATTTGCATCCTAAAGATGGTGTTTACCCAGAGAAGGCCAACCCGGGAAGAGAAGGTGTTGGTCAGAACATGAGATCTATTGGCAAAAATGTTAGTCCCATTGAAGTTAAGTTTACTGGCAAACAAAGCTATGATTTGTAA